From a region of the Buchnera aphidicola str. Ak (Acyrthosiphon kondoi) genome:
- the asnS gene encoding asparagine--tRNA ligase yields the protein MSIISISDIYKDDIIVNSLITVCGWVRSRRSSKSGFSFITIYDGSCFDSIQVIANNSLPNYYKEILHLTIGCSVIFTGILILSIGDKQKYEIQLKTIKVLGWIEHPDTYPISAKKHSMEYLREVAHLRSRTNLIGAVARIRNHVLQSLHHFFYKKNYCWIPTPIITSLNSEGAGEMFRVSTLDIKNIPKNKDGSVDFKKDFFGKESFLTVSGQLNLETYACSLSKVYTFGPTFRAENSNTSRHLAEFWMLEVESAFTNLSDISDFAEDMLKYICKSLLKNCMSDINFLKYSVDNDIVDRLEKLLLVDFIRIDYAEAINILLASKQQFNNSVFLGVDLSSEHERFLVEQYFKIPVIIKNYPKELKAFYMRLNDDKKTVAAIDLLVPNIGELIGGSQREERISILDERLLELGLKKEDYWWYRDLRRYGTVPHSGFGMGFERLISYITGVTNIRDIVPFPRTVNNANF from the coding sequence ATGAGCATAATATCAATATCAGATATATATAAAGATGATATTATAGTAAATAGTTTAATTACTGTATGTGGATGGGTTCGAAGCCGAAGAAGCTCAAAATCTGGATTTTCTTTTATTACGATTTATGATGGTTCATGCTTTGATTCTATACAAGTAATCGCTAATAATAGTTTGCCTAATTATTATAAAGAAATATTGCATTTAACAATTGGATGTTCTGTTATATTTACTGGTATATTAATATTATCTATTGGAGATAAACAGAAGTATGAAATTCAATTAAAAACAATAAAAGTTCTAGGTTGGATTGAACATCCAGATACTTATCCAATATCTGCTAAAAAACACAGCATGGAATATTTGAGAGAAGTAGCTCATTTAAGATCTAGAACAAATTTAATAGGTGCAGTAGCTCGAATAAGAAATCATGTATTGCAATCATTGCATCATTTTTTTTATAAGAAAAATTACTGCTGGATTCCAACACCCATTATAACTAGCTTAAATAGTGAAGGTGCCGGAGAAATGTTTCGTGTTTCGACACTAGATATAAAAAATATTCCTAAAAATAAAGATGGATCCGTTGATTTTAAAAAAGATTTTTTTGGAAAAGAATCTTTTTTAACTGTTTCGGGACAGTTGAATTTAGAAACATATGCTTGTTCTTTATCTAAAGTGTATACCTTTGGTCCTACATTTCGAGCTGAAAACTCTAATACTAGTCGTCATTTAGCTGAATTTTGGATGCTAGAAGTAGAATCAGCTTTTACAAATTTAAGTGATATATCAGATTTTGCTGAGGATATGTTAAAATATATTTGCAAATCTCTTTTAAAAAACTGTATGTCAGATATTAATTTTCTTAAATATTCTGTTGACAATGATATAGTTGATCGTCTAGAGAAACTATTATTAGTAGATTTTATACGTATAGATTATGCGGAAGCTATAAATATTTTACTTGCTTCTAAACAACAATTCAATAACTCTGTTTTTTTAGGTGTTGATTTGTCTTCTGAACATGAGCGCTTTCTTGTAGAACAGTATTTTAAAATTCCAGTAATTATAAAAAACTATCCAAAGGAATTAAAAGCATTTTATATGAGATTGAATGACGATAAAAAAACTGTTGCAGCAATAGATTTATTAGTTCCTAATATTGGGGAGTTAATAGGTGGTTCTCAACGTGAAGAACGTATTTCTATTTTAGATGAACGTTTATTAGAATTAGGTTTAAAAAAAGAAGATTATTGGTGGTATCGAGATCTTCGTCGATACGGTACAGTACCACATTCAGGTTTTGGAATGGGTTTCGAACGATTAATTTCTTATATTACCGGAGTTACAAATATACGAGATATTGTTCCGTTTCCACGTACTGTTAATAATGCTAATTTTTAA
- the pncB gene encoding nicotinate phosphoribosyltransferase, with the protein MKRYDYPIVKTLLDTDAYKLHMQQAVFYHYKNVDVVAEFLCRGDNSLGCYSNILSEQISMMRTLSLSHEEYIYMTSFPFFKKEYLHWLRKFRYNVSQVKIKNYQGRLHIRISGLWKEVILWEVPILALISEVFHSDFSPEVSSKSALEYLDLKLTKFFDHTKYIDLSRLKIVDFGTRRRFSYDVQYSIIKRLKKNFPFLIGSSNYHIARILKIKPVGTQAHEWFQAHQQIGSNLKSSQILALQTWLYQYKNHLSIALTDSITMDAFLHDFNLHLTSSYEGIRHDSGDPVKWAEKALKHYEKLGIDPFTKTLLFSDNLNFEKIISLYKKFNKRINIIFGIGTKLTCDIPYVKPLNIVIKLVKCNGKPVAKISDSPGKTFCLDQKFLQHLCKVFNVPLKNR; encoded by the coding sequence ATGAAACGATATGATTATCCAATAGTAAAAACATTACTTGATACTGATGCATATAAACTTCATATGCAACAAGCAGTTTTTTATCATTATAAAAACGTAGATGTCGTTGCTGAATTTCTTTGTAGAGGAGATAATTCCCTAGGTTGTTATTCAAATATTTTATCAGAACAAATTAGTATGATGAGAACCTTGTCTTTGAGTCATGAAGAATATATTTATATGACCTCTTTTCCATTTTTTAAGAAAGAATATTTACATTGGTTAAGAAAATTTCGTTATAATGTTTCACAAGTAAAAATAAAAAATTATCAAGGGCGATTACATATTCGTATAAGTGGATTATGGAAAGAAGTAATATTATGGGAAGTTCCAATATTAGCTTTAATTAGTGAAGTTTTTCATAGTGATTTTTCTCCAGAAGTTAGTTCTAAATCTGCTTTAGAATATTTAGATTTAAAATTAACAAAATTTTTTGATCACACTAAATATATTGATTTATCTCGTTTAAAAATTGTTGACTTTGGAACAAGAAGAAGATTTTCTTATGATGTACAATATTCTATTATTAAAAGATTAAAAAAAAATTTTCCATTTTTGATAGGTTCTAGTAATTATCATATAGCTCGCATATTAAAAATAAAACCAGTTGGAACACAAGCTCATGAATGGTTTCAAGCACATCAACAAATTGGATCAAATTTAAAAAGTAGTCAGATTTTAGCATTACAAACATGGTTATATCAATACAAAAATCATCTAAGTATCGCTCTTACAGATTCAATTACCATGGATGCTTTTTTGCATGATTTTAATTTACATTTAACTTCTTCTTATGAAGGTATCAGGCATGATTCAGGAGATCCTGTAAAATGGGCTGAAAAAGCTCTTAAACATTATGAAAAATTAGGTATAGATCCTTTTACTAAGACATTGTTATTTTCTGATAATTTAAATTTTGAGAAAATTATATCCTTATATAAAAAATTCAATAAAAGAATTAATATTATTTTTGGAATAGGAACAAAATTAACTTGTGATATTCCTTATGTAAAACCACTAAATATTGTTATTAAACTGGTAAAATGTAATGGCAAACCTGTTGCTAAAATATCTGATAGTCCAGGAAAAACATTTTGTTTAGATCAAAAATTTTTACAACATTTATGCAAAGTATTTAATGTACCATTGAAAAATAGATAA